The proteins below are encoded in one region of Vibrio sp. ED004:
- a CDS encoding MbtH family NRPS accessory protein — translation MSIDSPNTEFTVVINAQEQYSIWPTYHLVPNGWIEVGVKGNKEHCLEHIREVWTDMRPKSLRDAIAALEN, via the coding sequence ATGAGTATTGATAGCCCAAATACAGAATTTACCGTTGTTATAAACGCGCAAGAACAATACAGCATTTGGCCAACTTATCACTTAGTGCCAAACGGTTGGATTGAGGTTGGAGTAAAAGGCAACAAAGAACATTGTCTTGAACACATCCGTGAAGTTTGGACCGATATGCGCCCGAAAAGTTTACGCGACGCGATAGCTGCCCTAGAAAACTAA
- a CDS encoding multidrug ABC transporter permease/ATP-binding protein, translating into MGLILLLAEKQKKSLSLVILLSIASAFLSVGVIAFIQHKLLESSEPLSNTLLQFTLLLIGLLVTATFAQVALHKLGHKFVYNKRCELVSQLLNTDIEQVEKVGSAGVLASLNTDIRNITIAFVHLPELIYGLVLTAVALAYLAFLSMPLFGISLLMLSLTGVVGYILVTRIIKHVKQVREYDDKLYHDYQSLIDGRKELSLNPFRAKRYFDETFSANAEGYRKEVTQADILNGFAANMANTVVLALIGLNFYLATGLGWASLEVASTFALVVLFMRTPLMSAVGSIPTLITANISMKKLSSLDLSTELSLNPKLAQTKVFNSLELVGTSYRYRSDSDGDSFGVGPIDIKIERGEHIFIIGGNGSGKSTFARLLTGLYRPHSGQVYVDGNEVTQEHWQDYRHQFSAVFSDFHLFHQIVDGEGQDIENQDIDEWMIRLEMAHKVEHQQGKLSDVRYSQGQRKRLALMMSVLEKRGCILLDEWAADQDPRFRKLFYRQLLPLLKQRGVTVIAITHDDAYFDAADRIFKMDTGNLIELSKGNLAQAHQALESVVA; encoded by the coding sequence ATGGGATTAATCCTATTACTGGCTGAAAAACAGAAAAAGTCATTGTCCCTTGTGATCTTGTTAAGTATTGCGAGCGCGTTTCTTAGTGTAGGGGTAATTGCGTTTATTCAGCACAAGTTGCTCGAGAGTAGTGAGCCACTTTCTAACACTTTGCTCCAGTTCACCTTGTTGTTGATTGGTTTGTTGGTGACAGCCACTTTCGCACAGGTCGCACTTCATAAATTGGGTCATAAGTTCGTTTACAACAAACGTTGTGAATTGGTTTCTCAACTCTTGAATACCGATATCGAACAAGTTGAAAAAGTAGGAAGTGCAGGGGTGCTTGCTTCACTGAATACCGATATTCGAAATATCACTATCGCATTCGTACATTTACCAGAGTTGATTTATGGCTTAGTGCTAACAGCGGTGGCTTTGGCCTACTTGGCTTTTTTGTCTATGCCATTGTTTGGTATCAGCTTATTAATGCTCTCTTTAACGGGTGTTGTTGGCTATATACTCGTTACACGCATCATCAAGCACGTTAAACAGGTTCGTGAATATGACGACAAACTGTATCACGATTACCAGTCTTTGATTGATGGTCGTAAAGAGCTCTCGTTAAATCCATTCAGGGCCAAACGTTACTTTGATGAAACTTTTTCGGCGAATGCGGAAGGCTATCGAAAAGAAGTGACACAAGCAGACATCTTAAATGGTTTTGCAGCCAACATGGCGAACACCGTTGTATTGGCGTTAATCGGTTTGAATTTTTACCTTGCGACGGGTTTGGGGTGGGCATCACTGGAAGTCGCTTCTACGTTCGCCTTAGTTGTGCTGTTCATGAGAACGCCATTGATGTCGGCAGTCGGCTCAATTCCAACATTGATCACCGCCAACATTTCGATGAAGAAATTGTCGTCGTTAGACTTGAGCACCGAACTAAGCCTCAACCCGAAGCTCGCGCAAACCAAAGTCTTCAATTCACTTGAACTCGTAGGTACCAGCTATCGATATCGTTCAGATTCTGATGGTGACTCTTTTGGTGTCGGTCCGATTGACATCAAGATCGAACGTGGTGAACACATCTTTATTATTGGTGGGAATGGTAGTGGAAAATCGACCTTTGCTCGCCTTCTAACAGGGCTTTACCGACCGCATTCTGGCCAGGTTTATGTCGATGGTAACGAAGTAACTCAAGAACATTGGCAAGACTATCGCCATCAATTCTCAGCAGTGTTCAGTGACTTTCATCTGTTTCATCAAATCGTCGATGGTGAAGGCCAAGACATCGAAAACCAAGATATTGATGAGTGGATGATACGACTTGAAATGGCGCACAAGGTCGAACATCAGCAAGGTAAGTTGAGCGACGTGAGATATTCGCAAGGTCAGCGGAAACGACTGGCATTGATGATGTCAGTACTCGAAAAACGTGGATGCATTCTACTTGATGAATGGGCCGCTGATCAGGACCCAAGATTCAGAAAACTCTTTTACCGCCAGCTACTTCCGCTACTTAAACAGCGTGGTGTGACTGTTATCGCGATTACTCATGATGACGCTTATTTTGATGCCGCAGACCGAATTTTCAAAATGGATACCGGCAACCTCATTGAGTTGAGTAAAGGGAATTTAGCTCAAGCGCACCAAGCACTAGAAAGTGTTGTCGCTTGA
- the fhuB gene encoding Fe(3+)-hydroxamate ABC transporter permease FhuB, with the protein MRALSFGVLTLLMVSTLALIGQHLSVSQFGLSRLSSLWSADFSSPDSVKLHLAWWPRLFSTLLSGAALAVAGVLMQQVLRNPLASPSTLGVASGSSFALMLATLYAPWLLEWSYSLVALIGGISTIGLVFALSWRRALSPTVVIVSGLVVNLYFGAVSTVLLMMNQDKLNGLMIWGAGSLVQSGWEDVQYLAPRLVIASLAAFLFAKPLSLLQLSEQGAKSLGVSLPKLRVACLGLAVLLTAWVVSAVGVIGFVGLAAPALARLMGVHRLVPKLLVSMVLGGLLLSLTDLLIQQLPGIMSMFIPTGAATAALGAPLLLWLLPKLSMKSQSQTQTVLTRHKEVASRLNKHAVVLASLAIALSLVVFSLFSVQTEGWRWLFQTQDWAMLEWRLPRLAAAALAGGMLAVAGTIAQRLSGNPMASPEVIGISSGTALGLIIAIFAGLGSSVIGLYVGGFIGAVCTLGIIVLLNQKSGFQPERVLLTGVAITALMNAVQSFVLAGGDPRSYQVLAWLAGSTYYVTEATLVPLLISSVVFISLGFLCARWLDVLPLGQASAQSLGINVSKSRILLLVLVACLTVSATLVVGPLSFIGLMAPHMAKLFGYSRAKEHLICSSLIGMALMLFSDWLGRQWLYPQEIPAGLVASIIGGMYLMWGLRRL; encoded by the coding sequence ATGAGAGCTCTCTCGTTTGGTGTTTTGACACTGTTAATGGTGTCTACGTTGGCACTCATCGGCCAACACTTATCTGTTTCTCAGTTTGGACTGAGTCGGCTATCGAGTTTGTGGAGTGCAGACTTTTCTTCTCCTGATTCAGTGAAACTGCATTTGGCGTGGTGGCCAAGGCTGTTTTCCACACTGTTGTCAGGTGCTGCGCTAGCCGTTGCGGGTGTGTTGATGCAGCAAGTGCTTAGAAACCCATTGGCATCGCCTTCGACTTTAGGTGTTGCGAGCGGTTCAAGCTTTGCCCTTATGTTGGCAACCTTGTATGCCCCTTGGCTTTTAGAGTGGTCGTATTCGTTGGTCGCCCTTATTGGTGGCATTTCTACGATTGGTTTGGTGTTCGCATTGTCGTGGCGACGTGCCTTATCTCCAACCGTGGTCATTGTTTCTGGCTTAGTGGTCAACCTCTATTTTGGTGCTGTCAGCACCGTCTTGTTGATGATGAACCAAGATAAGCTCAACGGTTTGATGATTTGGGGCGCAGGTTCACTCGTACAAAGCGGGTGGGAAGATGTCCAGTACTTAGCTCCGCGCTTGGTTATCGCAAGTCTTGCCGCGTTTCTGTTTGCAAAGCCACTAAGTTTGCTCCAGTTATCAGAGCAGGGTGCTAAGAGCTTAGGTGTTTCATTACCTAAATTGAGAGTCGCTTGTCTTGGATTAGCAGTATTACTTACAGCTTGGGTTGTTAGCGCTGTGGGTGTTATCGGGTTTGTCGGTTTAGCTGCGCCAGCATTAGCACGTTTAATGGGTGTGCACCGTTTAGTGCCTAAGTTATTGGTTTCGATGGTACTTGGTGGTTTGTTATTGAGCCTTACTGATCTCTTGATTCAACAGCTGCCGGGCATTATGTCGATGTTTATCCCAACAGGTGCAGCAACCGCAGCGTTGGGTGCGCCACTGTTGTTGTGGCTATTGCCTAAGTTATCAATGAAAAGCCAGTCACAAACCCAGACTGTCTTAACGCGTCATAAGGAAGTGGCATCACGTTTAAACAAACATGCCGTGGTGTTGGCGAGCCTAGCTATTGCTTTGTCGCTGGTGGTGTTCAGTTTATTTTCAGTACAGACAGAAGGTTGGCGCTGGTTATTTCAAACTCAAGATTGGGCGATGCTTGAATGGCGTTTACCTAGGTTAGCCGCAGCTGCATTGGCGGGTGGCATGTTGGCGGTCGCTGGCACGATCGCTCAACGCTTGAGTGGTAATCCAATGGCGAGTCCTGAAGTTATCGGTATCAGTTCGGGTACGGCGTTAGGGTTGATCATCGCGATCTTTGCCGGGCTTGGAAGTAGCGTTATTGGTTTATATGTTGGTGGATTCATTGGTGCGGTATGTACTTTGGGCATCATTGTATTGCTCAATCAGAAGTCTGGTTTCCAGCCTGAAAGAGTTTTGCTGACAGGTGTCGCGATAACGGCATTAATGAATGCAGTACAGAGCTTTGTTTTAGCGGGCGGCGATCCAAGAAGTTATCAAGTTTTGGCTTGGTTGGCAGGTTCAACGTATTACGTCACCGAAGCAACGCTTGTTCCGTTATTGATATCGTCGGTTGTATTTATCTCGTTAGGTTTTCTCTGTGCGCGATGGTTGGATGTATTGCCGCTAGGGCAGGCGAGCGCGCAATCTCTAGGCATCAACGTATCAAAATCTCGAATTCTGTTGTTGGTGCTGGTCGCGTGCTTAACCGTGAGTGCAACACTGGTGGTTGGCCCGTTGAGCTTCATTGGGTTGATGGCGCCGCACATGGCTAAGCTTTTCGGATATAGCCGTGCCAAAGAACACCTTATCTGCTCTTCGCTAATCGGTATGGCATTGATGTTGTTCTCAGATTGGCTTGGTAGGCAATGGCTTTACCCACAAGAAATTCCAGCAGGTTTAGTGGCTTCGATTATCGGAGGCATGTACCTGATGTGGGGGCTGAGAAGGCTTTAG
- a CDS encoding ABC transporter substrate-binding protein, whose protein sequence is MMFSRYLQPSFVRMNIRHSVVSSLVCASLLAVIPVSATEKDMLDVSAAPSPRLVSIDWTHTETLLALGVTPVAVAQIPDYNSWVKSPEIPQTVADVGLRTQPNLERIHELKPDKILLSPMFSTLETQLSKIAPVTTIGLYRSGDVDWSALERVTRQLAEVSEKEPQAETLIAQANAEMGRLGTQLPNNAPAMLMVQFMDTNHVRVFGNNSLYKASVNKIGLESAWKGQTNAWGYSLVGVDQLIGVDGQIVIISPMPAGTEESLKQNQFWQYIVKESGYPALQVPAVWSFGAIPSATRFARFIVSELNQGEVK, encoded by the coding sequence ATGATGTTTAGCCGTTATCTTCAACCTAGCTTTGTTCGTATGAACATTAGGCACTCCGTTGTTTCGAGTCTTGTTTGTGCGAGCTTATTGGCTGTTATTCCCGTTTCCGCTACTGAAAAAGACATGCTTGATGTTAGCGCAGCTCCAAGCCCGCGCTTAGTTTCGATTGATTGGACTCATACCGAAACGCTTTTGGCATTGGGTGTAACGCCAGTCGCCGTTGCTCAAATACCCGATTATAACTCATGGGTGAAATCCCCAGAGATTCCTCAAACCGTTGCGGATGTTGGCTTGCGAACGCAGCCGAACCTTGAACGTATTCATGAGCTTAAGCCAGATAAAATATTGCTCTCGCCGATGTTTTCTACGTTGGAAACTCAACTAAGCAAAATTGCGCCTGTCACGACGATTGGTTTGTACCGAAGTGGTGATGTGGATTGGTCAGCGTTAGAGCGCGTCACGCGACAATTAGCTGAGGTATCTGAAAAAGAGCCCCAAGCTGAAACTTTGATTGCACAGGCAAATGCAGAAATGGGTCGTTTAGGCACGCAGCTACCAAATAACGCGCCCGCTATGTTGATGGTGCAGTTCATGGACACTAACCACGTCCGCGTCTTTGGGAACAACAGTCTTTACAAAGCGTCAGTCAACAAGATTGGTCTTGAATCCGCGTGGAAAGGACAGACAAACGCTTGGGGATACAGTTTAGTCGGGGTCGACCAGCTGATCGGTGTTGATGGGCAAATTGTTATTATCTCTCCAATGCCTGCTGGAACAGAAGAGAGCCTGAAACAAAATCAGTTTTGGCAATACATAGTGAAGGAGTCGGGATATCCGGCGTTACAAGTTCCCGCTGTTTGGAGTTTTGGGGCTATTCCTTCCGCCACACGCTTTGCTCGTTTTATTGTGTCTGAACTGAATCAGGGAGAAGTGAAATGA
- a CDS encoding ATP-binding cassette domain-containing protein: MLEAKGLGFSVGDKQLLKTFDVSFEQGKIYALVGHNGSGKSTLLKLLAKQQHATSGDIFLKDKPVAKWSDKDFAQQIAYLPQHLPATDSLSGKDLVSFGRYPWHGLLGRLSSKDKQYVQEAMQLTDTIQYADRLVDTLSGGERQRVWLAMLLAQRTKYLLLDEPLAALDIGHQIEMLTLIKQLSETLEIGVIIVIHDINMAARFCDHIIALHSGELLVEGVVDEVFKESILKDIYGVPMHITQHSAGYPVAMPGDLETA, encoded by the coding sequence ATGCTCGAAGCAAAGGGACTCGGTTTTAGCGTAGGGGATAAACAATTGCTCAAGACATTTGATGTGTCGTTTGAGCAAGGAAAAATTTACGCTTTAGTTGGGCACAACGGCTCCGGGAAGTCGACCTTATTAAAGTTGCTCGCTAAGCAACAGCACGCCACTTCAGGTGATATTTTTCTTAAAGATAAACCTGTAGCTAAGTGGTCAGATAAAGATTTCGCTCAGCAAATTGCCTACTTACCACAACATTTACCCGCAACCGATAGTCTATCAGGCAAAGATCTTGTGAGCTTTGGTCGTTACCCTTGGCATGGCTTATTAGGCCGACTCTCAAGTAAAGATAAGCAATACGTTCAAGAGGCGATGCAACTCACCGACACTATCCAATACGCTGATCGTTTAGTCGATACTTTGTCGGGTGGTGAACGCCAGCGTGTGTGGCTTGCGATGCTGTTGGCTCAGCGCACCAAATACCTATTGCTCGATGAACCACTAGCAGCGCTCGATATTGGTCATCAGATTGAAATGCTGACATTGATTAAGCAATTGAGTGAAACGTTAGAGATCGGTGTGATCATCGTGATACACGATATCAACATGGCAGCGCGCTTTTGCGATCATATCATTGCCCTTCATAGCGGGGAGCTATTGGTCGAAGGCGTGGTTGATGAAGTGTTCAAAGAGTCGATATTGAAAGACATCTATGGTGTACCTATGCACATTACTCAGCACTCGGCGGGTTACCCAGTCGCAATGCCTGGTGATTTGGAGACAGCATGA
- a CDS encoding 4'-phosphopantetheinyl transferase superfamily protein, whose product MKNSTFHPLPLDHPFMVDEFCFTTGLGFNDKKIDIHIAQFDKRHFNDKLFDITNVYCPIAITHSVDKRKAEYFAGRYLVAKELQQLGFAHQRLEPNIARSPTLPSGVAGSISHSEDLACIAVLPSRNSNRESIGIDIQHSITNDVCRDIGNMVANVDEIELMLKFGMTYSEAVTLLFSAKEAIYKALGRFVTNSLDFGSATLIAIDKVGVKFALSQQVILQTHDIISDSVARSDLRAITCQYRYLEQQQAYLTVCYCQLDK is encoded by the coding sequence ATGAAGAACAGCACCTTTCACCCATTACCACTGGATCATCCGTTTATGGTCGATGAATTCTGTTTTACAACAGGCTTGGGCTTCAATGATAAAAAGATTGATATCCATATCGCGCAGTTTGATAAACGGCACTTCAATGACAAGCTATTTGATATAACTAACGTGTACTGCCCCATCGCAATTACTCATTCGGTCGACAAAAGGAAGGCCGAATACTTTGCAGGGCGTTATTTGGTCGCAAAGGAGTTACAACAACTGGGCTTCGCGCATCAGAGGCTTGAGCCAAACATTGCCCGAAGCCCAACGTTGCCTTCAGGTGTTGCGGGTTCAATTTCCCACAGTGAAGACTTGGCTTGTATCGCGGTTTTACCTTCTCGCAATTCAAACAGAGAAAGCATCGGGATTGATATTCAACACTCAATAACAAATGACGTATGTCGTGATATCGGAAACATGGTGGCAAACGTTGATGAGATAGAGCTTATGCTGAAGTTTGGGATGACTTATTCAGAAGCTGTGACATTACTATTTTCGGCTAAGGAAGCCATCTATAAAGCGTTGGGTCGATTTGTGACTAACAGCTTGGATTTTGGCTCTGCAACACTGATCGCGATAGACAAAGTCGGTGTTAAATTTGCATTATCACAACAAGTCATTTTGCAAACTCACGACATCATAAGTGACAGTGTAGCAAGAAGTGATTTAAGGGCAATAACCTGCCAGTACAGGTACTTAGAACAACAGCAAGCGTATTTAACCGTGTGTTATTGCCAACTTGATAAATAA
- a CDS encoding GNAT family N-acetyltransferase has product MQKVVFRQCDQHSPHWRQLERLFQSEWADFEFKTAYPEQSTPDNIQLPPVLVVLRENVVIGGLAYSHFQEPHKVRDVVWINAVYVDEEWRGQGIASELIKRAVEQMPGFYQSAASQDSTSDLYAYTNIPSLYLSLGWSTVDIETDPDHHVMSIPI; this is encoded by the coding sequence ATGCAGAAAGTCGTCTTCAGACAATGTGACCAACACTCACCACACTGGCGACAGCTCGAACGTCTTTTTCAAAGCGAATGGGCGGACTTTGAGTTTAAAACGGCCTATCCAGAGCAATCAACCCCCGACAATATTCAATTGCCACCAGTACTCGTAGTGCTTCGCGAAAATGTCGTGATTGGCGGTTTGGCGTATTCCCATTTTCAAGAACCTCATAAAGTGAGGGATGTAGTATGGATCAATGCCGTTTATGTGGATGAGGAATGGCGCGGTCAAGGCATTGCGAGTGAGTTGATCAAGCGTGCGGTCGAGCAAATGCCAGGCTTCTATCAGTCTGCAGCGTCGCAAGATTCAACGTCTGATCTTTACGCCTACACTAATATTCCGTCTTTGTATCTCTCCCTTGGTTGGTCAACCGTCGATATAGAAACCGATCCCGACCATCATGTGATGAGCATTCCTATTTAA
- a CDS encoding PcfJ domain-containing protein, with the protein MTALLTIPTRTLGFDYDIEISDWSQKLVGFHVFEDGRRPLDGGIGLSLNLVEQFDVNGRWLESLPARYREITDDFPEYQYQMLWLAANTYEAAQLLELRPVILAMICMKYSVDNQKALELSRLGQKKILAKLGLDSSKATLKFIDKLELHYNVGDELDHIVRILEPLQRRVLKFKHYSKVGYTALRLDQVHPFLTGSRLGIAMVEEGRLNAPSKMAMFQDAILLGQDLEIDDPLRSITSQNSFAMFEQLHDRWTEQRQLRRLEGSRPLDMDIPYPVPLLGNDNIHPITDYYDLEKEGIEQKHCIGVYHNRIMSDRYVVFRVLKPQRLTIGLRRVPSKVFPFEIDQICGKRNAPPSESALQVIHDWLETSKQKYPKYRRE; encoded by the coding sequence ATGACAGCATTACTTACCATTCCCACTCGAACACTTGGCTTTGATTACGATATTGAGATCAGTGATTGGTCGCAAAAGCTCGTGGGCTTTCATGTGTTCGAAGATGGTAGACGCCCGCTTGATGGTGGCATTGGGTTAAGTCTCAATCTTGTGGAGCAGTTTGATGTTAATGGTCGCTGGTTAGAATCCTTGCCAGCTCGTTATCGTGAAATCACAGATGACTTTCCAGAGTATCAGTATCAAATGCTATGGTTGGCTGCGAACACCTATGAAGCGGCACAACTGCTTGAATTAAGGCCCGTTATCTTGGCGATGATTTGCATGAAATACAGTGTCGATAATCAGAAAGCATTAGAGCTGAGCCGTTTAGGACAAAAGAAGATCTTAGCCAAGTTGGGTTTAGACAGCAGCAAAGCGACGCTGAAATTTATCGATAAGCTAGAGCTGCACTACAACGTTGGTGACGAGCTCGACCACATCGTTCGAATCCTTGAGCCATTACAAAGGCGCGTTCTTAAGTTTAAGCACTACTCAAAGGTCGGCTACACAGCACTGCGTTTGGACCAAGTACATCCATTTTTGACAGGCAGTCGACTCGGTATTGCGATGGTTGAAGAGGGCAGGCTCAATGCTCCATCGAAGATGGCGATGTTCCAAGATGCAATTTTGTTAGGGCAGGATTTAGAAATTGATGATCCTCTGCGCTCGATTACCAGCCAAAACTCATTCGCGATGTTTGAACAGCTTCATGATAGATGGACGGAACAGCGTCAACTGCGTCGTCTAGAAGGCAGTCGCCCATTAGACATGGATATTCCTTATCCTGTGCCTCTACTTGGTAATGACAACATCCACCCAATTACCGATTACTACGACCTCGAGAAAGAGGGTATCGAGCAAAAACACTGTATAGGCGTGTACCATAATAGAATCATGAGTGATCGCTATGTGGTGTTTAGAGTGTTGAAACCTCAGCGTTTGACCATAGGCTTGCGCCGTGTTCCTAGCAAAGTATTTCCGTTTGAAATTGACCAAATCTGTGGCAAAAGGAATGCACCGCCGTCTGAATCTGCTCTGCAAGTTATCCATGATTGGTTAGAAACGAGCAAGCAAAAGTATCCGAAGTATCGTCGTGAATAA
- a CDS encoding universal stress protein, with the protein MEYRHILVAVELSEDTKVLIDRAAFFADKLDAGISFVYIDGTHGEIYPELVDIQGNDGDLPINEDAVNHLKEFEAYAKHPIKHIFVGTGDLNDKLKNTIEANNVDLLMCGHHHDFWHKLISHSKQIIDTSPIDILVVPME; encoded by the coding sequence ATGGAATACCGACATATTCTAGTCGCCGTTGAACTATCTGAAGACACCAAAGTACTTATTGATAGAGCGGCTTTCTTCGCCGATAAACTCGATGCGGGTATTTCGTTTGTTTATATCGACGGTACCCATGGTGAAATTTATCCTGAACTCGTTGATATTCAAGGGAACGACGGTGATTTACCCATCAATGAAGATGCAGTTAATCACCTGAAAGAGTTTGAGGCTTATGCAAAGCACCCTATCAAGCATATTTTCGTGGGTACGGGCGATTTGAACGATAAACTCAAAAATACCATCGAAGCAAACAACGTCGACCTATTGATGTGTGGTCACCACCATGATTTTTGGCATAAACTTATTTCCCATTCGAAACAGATCATCGACACCTCTCCTATCGATATTCTAGTCGTTCCTATGGAATAG
- a CDS encoding DASH family cryptochrome codes for MKKIGLYLFTNDLRIKDNLLLHHAAQSVDELICVIVEPSLSQFSADFAQELEYGSHRRDFISQSIGNLAANLEGLGQKFIRLSQNLLELNTSVPTLSHIIASQNVTHFFASAHCGYDEKSLTNELLNKHPNLISSLSHHTTLFEQGELPFELSKLPRSFTKFRMQVEHTDIDTPETVISQLPPTPTSLLDESEALTESPLSSVYLGGETAGLVHLKHYFSQSYARSYKQTRNAFDGIENSTKFSPWLALGCVSPKTIYRHLKQFEAQHGANDSTYWIYFELLWREYFYWKGLSLGSSLFGTNNELDNQHASTSSNLCFAKWKSGNTNYPIVDACMRQLNATGYMSNRGRQLVASCLIYELGIDWRHGAAYFESQLIDYDVASNWGNWAYIAGALNSQTNSQANKKDGANQAQPKSRHFDLVKQTETYDPEHTFINKWHREDEASATPRYQDVI; via the coding sequence ATGAAAAAGATTGGCCTCTATCTGTTTACAAATGACTTAAGAATCAAAGACAATCTGTTACTCCATCATGCAGCACAGAGTGTCGATGAACTCATCTGCGTGATCGTCGAACCAAGCCTGTCTCAATTCTCCGCAGACTTCGCCCAAGAGCTTGAATACGGTTCCCATCGTCGTGATTTCATTTCGCAGTCAATAGGCAATCTTGCAGCGAATTTAGAAGGCCTTGGACAAAAATTCATTCGTTTAAGTCAGAATCTACTGGAGCTAAATACAAGCGTTCCAACACTCAGTCATATTATTGCTTCACAAAACGTCACACACTTTTTCGCAAGCGCACATTGTGGTTATGACGAGAAATCTCTCACAAACGAGTTATTAAACAAACACCCAAATTTGATATCGAGTTTGTCGCACCACACTACTTTGTTTGAGCAAGGTGAACTGCCGTTTGAGTTATCAAAGCTTCCACGTTCGTTTACCAAGTTCAGAATGCAAGTTGAGCACACGGATATTGATACTCCTGAAACGGTCATTTCCCAACTTCCACCAACTCCCACATCTCTACTTGACGAGTCTGAGGCCTTAACTGAGAGTCCTCTCTCTTCGGTATATCTAGGCGGCGAAACAGCCGGTTTGGTTCATTTAAAGCACTACTTTTCACAGAGCTATGCCCGCTCTTACAAACAGACACGGAATGCGTTTGATGGAATCGAAAACTCAACCAAATTCTCGCCTTGGTTGGCACTTGGCTGTGTTTCTCCGAAAACAATCTACCGCCACTTAAAACAGTTTGAAGCACAACACGGAGCGAACGACTCGACTTATTGGATCTACTTTGAGTTGTTATGGCGTGAGTACTTCTATTGGAAAGGCTTATCGCTCGGCTCGTCACTGTTTGGCACAAACAATGAACTCGATAATCAACACGCTTCAACATCATCGAACCTCTGCTTCGCCAAATGGAAAAGTGGCAACACCAACTACCCAATTGTCGATGCCTGTATGCGCCAGCTTAACGCCACAGGTTATATGTCTAATCGAGGAAGACAGCTTGTCGCGAGCTGCTTGATTTATGAATTAGGGATCGATTGGCGACATGGTGCAGCTTACTTCGAGAGCCAGCTCATCGACTATGACGTAGCTTCAAACTGGGGTAACTGGGCGTATATTGCTGGGGCGCTCAACTCTCAAACAAACAGTCAGGCCAACAAGAAAGACGGTGCCAATCAAGCGCAACCTAAATCACGCCATTTCGACTTAGTTAAGCAGACAGAGACGTATGACCCGGAGCATACATTTATAAACAAATGGCACCGTGAAGACGAAGCTTCAGCCACACCTAGATACCAGGACGTAATATGA